The Magnolia sinica isolate HGM2019 chromosome 9, MsV1, whole genome shotgun sequence genome contains a region encoding:
- the LOC131255877 gene encoding CBL-interacting serine/threonine-protein kinase 23-like isoform X4: MSRASWNFRNRVGKYELGRVLGEGSFGKVHLARDVETGEKRAIKVINKDRVVKDMMVAQIKREISTMKLAKHPNVVHLFEVMASKTKIYFVLEYVTGGELFDKIAKQGKLREEEARKYFQQLINAVDYCHSKGVYHRDLKLENLLLDEDGNLKISDFGLSALPQQVREDGLLHTTCGTPNYVAPEVIVDKGYDGAKADIWSCGVVLFVLMAGYLPFDEPNIMNLYKKIYRADFTCPDWFSSAARRLIIRILEPNPKNRITIPHIMESPWFKKGYKPAKFKELKNVDSSDIDLLFSTSNDCTLSDQKEEKDRRPSFLNAFDIISLSEGLNLSGLFEKEQGVRREMRFTLRCSASEILAKMEESAKPLGFSVKRRDYKMRLEGRDLGRKGHLTISTEVLEVSPLLSVVEMKKAGGDALEFDRFYENYSAALKDVVWTADARALN, encoded by the exons ATGAGTCGGGCGAGTTGGAATTTCAGGAACCGAGTCGGGAAGTACGAGCTGGGGCGAGTTTTGGGGGAAGGATCTTTTGGGAAAGTGCATTTGGCGAGAGATGTGGAGACTGGAGAGAAGAGGGCGATCAAGGTGATCAATAAGGACCGGGTGGTGAAGGATATGATGGTGGCGCAG ATTAAGAGGGAGATTTCTACAATGAAATTGGCTAAGCATCCAAACGTTGTGCATCTGTTTGAG gtGATGGCTAGCAAGACGAAGATATACTTTGTGTTGGAGTAtgtcacaggaggagagctcttcGACAAAATT GCTAAGCAGGGAAAGCTGAGAGAAGAAGAGGCTAGGAAGTACTTTCAGCAGCTGATAAATGCAGTAGATTATTGCCACAGTAAGGGAGTATACCATAGAGATTTGAAG TTGGAGAATCTCCTACTCGACGAGGATGGCAATCTTAAGATCTCTGATTTTGGTTTGAGTGCCTTGCCACAACAAGTTAGG GAGGATGGGCTATTGCATACGACTTGCGGGACGCCGAATTATGTGGCTCCAGAG GTAATTGTTGACAAGGGATATGATGGGGCAAAGGCTGATATATGGTCGTGCGGGGTTGTTCTTTTCGTTCTAATGGCAGGCTATTTGCCTTTCGACGAGCCTAATATCATGAACCTATATAAGAAG ATATACAGGGCAGACTTCACATGTCCTGATTGGTTTTCATCGGCTGCTCGGAGATTGATAATTAGGATACTAGAGCCAAATCCAAAAAAT AGAATCACCATACCCCATATTATGGAGAGCCCATGGTTCAAGAAAGGCTATAAGCCTGCCAAATTCAAAGAGCTGAAGAATGTCGATTCGAGCGATATTGATTTACTGTTTAGCACTTCAAAT GATTGCACACTATCAGaccaaaaggaagaaaaggacCGGAGGCCATCATTTTTGAACGCATTCGATATTATTTCACTATCTGAAGGGCTGAATCTTTCTGGACTCTTTGAAAAAGAACAg GGTGTAAGACGAGAGATGAGGTTCACTTTGAGATGTTCAGCATCTGAAATCTTGGCGAAGATGGAAGAAAGTGCGAAGCCACTAGGTTTTAGTGTCAAGAGGCGTGATTACAAG ATGAGGCTAGAAGGACGTGACTTGGGTCGGAAAGGACATCTCACTATCTCTACAGAG GTTTTGGAAGTCTCGCCTTTGTTATCCGTGGTCGAAATGAAGAAAGCAGGAGGTGACGCACTTGAGTTTGATAGG TTCTACGAGAATTATTCAGCTGCCTTGAAAGATGTAGTTTGGACCGCAGATGCACGTGCTCTTAATTAA
- the LOC131255877 gene encoding CBL-interacting serine/threonine-protein kinase 23-like isoform X11, whose protein sequence is MSRASWNFRNRVGKYELGRVLGEGSFGKVHLARDVETGEKRAIKVINKDRVVKDMMVAQIKREISTMKLAKHPNVVHLFEVMASKTKIYFVLEYVTGGELFDKIAKQGKLREEEARKYFQQLINAVDYCHSKGVYHRDLKLENLLLDEDGNLKISDFGLSALPQQVREDGLLHTTCGTPNYVAPEVIVDKGYDGAKADIWSCGVVLFVLMAGYLPFDEPNIMNLYKKIYRADFTCPDWFSSAARRLIIRILEPNPKNRITIPHIMESPWFKKGYKPAKFKELKNVDSSDIDLLFSTSNDCTLSDQKEEKDRRPSFLNAFDIISLSEGLNLSGLFEKEQGVRREMRFTLRCSASEILAKMEESAKPLGFSVKRRDYKVKMRLEGRDLGRKGHLTISTEFYENYSAALKDVVWTADARALN, encoded by the exons ATGAGTCGGGCGAGTTGGAATTTCAGGAACCGAGTCGGGAAGTACGAGCTGGGGCGAGTTTTGGGGGAAGGATCTTTTGGGAAAGTGCATTTGGCGAGAGATGTGGAGACTGGAGAGAAGAGGGCGATCAAGGTGATCAATAAGGACCGGGTGGTGAAGGATATGATGGTGGCGCAG ATTAAGAGGGAGATTTCTACAATGAAATTGGCTAAGCATCCAAACGTTGTGCATCTGTTTGAG gtGATGGCTAGCAAGACGAAGATATACTTTGTGTTGGAGTAtgtcacaggaggagagctcttcGACAAAATT GCTAAGCAGGGAAAGCTGAGAGAAGAAGAGGCTAGGAAGTACTTTCAGCAGCTGATAAATGCAGTAGATTATTGCCACAGTAAGGGAGTATACCATAGAGATTTGAAG TTGGAGAATCTCCTACTCGACGAGGATGGCAATCTTAAGATCTCTGATTTTGGTTTGAGTGCCTTGCCACAACAAGTTAGG GAGGATGGGCTATTGCATACGACTTGCGGGACGCCGAATTATGTGGCTCCAGAG GTAATTGTTGACAAGGGATATGATGGGGCAAAGGCTGATATATGGTCGTGCGGGGTTGTTCTTTTCGTTCTAATGGCAGGCTATTTGCCTTTCGACGAGCCTAATATCATGAACCTATATAAGAAG ATATACAGGGCAGACTTCACATGTCCTGATTGGTTTTCATCGGCTGCTCGGAGATTGATAATTAGGATACTAGAGCCAAATCCAAAAAAT AGAATCACCATACCCCATATTATGGAGAGCCCATGGTTCAAGAAAGGCTATAAGCCTGCCAAATTCAAAGAGCTGAAGAATGTCGATTCGAGCGATATTGATTTACTGTTTAGCACTTCAAAT GATTGCACACTATCAGaccaaaaggaagaaaaggacCGGAGGCCATCATTTTTGAACGCATTCGATATTATTTCACTATCTGAAGGGCTGAATCTTTCTGGACTCTTTGAAAAAGAACAg GGTGTAAGACGAGAGATGAGGTTCACTTTGAGATGTTCAGCATCTGAAATCTTGGCGAAGATGGAAGAAAGTGCGAAGCCACTAGGTTTTAGTGTCAAGAGGCGTGATTACAAG GTGAAGATGAGGCTAGAAGGACGTGACTTGGGTCGGAAAGGACATCTCACTATCTCTACAGAG TTCTACGAGAATTATTCAGCTGCCTTGAAAGATGTAGTTTGGACCGCAGATGCACGTGCTCTTAATTAA
- the LOC131255877 gene encoding CBL-interacting serine/threonine-protein kinase 23-like isoform X3, with product MSRASWNFRNRVGKYELGRVLGEGSFGKVHLARDVETGEKRAIKVINKDRVVKDMMVAQIKREISTMKLAKHPNVVHLFEVMASKTKIYFVLEYVTGGELFDKIAKQGKLREEEARKYFQQLINAVDYCHSKGVYHRDLKLENLLLDEDGNLKISDFGLSALPQQVREDGLLHTTCGTPNYVAPEVIVDKGYDGAKADIWSCGVVLFVLMAGYLPFDEPNIMNLYKKIYRADFTCPDWFSSAARRLIIRILEPNPKNRITIPHIMESPWFKKGYKPAKFKELKNVDSSDIDLLFSTSNDCTLSDQKEEKDRRPSFLNAFDIISLSEGLNLSGLFEKEQGVRREMRFTLRCSASEILAKMEESAKPLGFSVKRRDYKVKMRLEGRDLGRKGHLTISTEVLEVSPLLSVVEMKKAGGDALEFDRFYENYSAALKDVVWTADARALN from the exons ATGAGTCGGGCGAGTTGGAATTTCAGGAACCGAGTCGGGAAGTACGAGCTGGGGCGAGTTTTGGGGGAAGGATCTTTTGGGAAAGTGCATTTGGCGAGAGATGTGGAGACTGGAGAGAAGAGGGCGATCAAGGTGATCAATAAGGACCGGGTGGTGAAGGATATGATGGTGGCGCAG ATTAAGAGGGAGATTTCTACAATGAAATTGGCTAAGCATCCAAACGTTGTGCATCTGTTTGAG gtGATGGCTAGCAAGACGAAGATATACTTTGTGTTGGAGTAtgtcacaggaggagagctcttcGACAAAATT GCTAAGCAGGGAAAGCTGAGAGAAGAAGAGGCTAGGAAGTACTTTCAGCAGCTGATAAATGCAGTAGATTATTGCCACAGTAAGGGAGTATACCATAGAGATTTGAAG TTGGAGAATCTCCTACTCGACGAGGATGGCAATCTTAAGATCTCTGATTTTGGTTTGAGTGCCTTGCCACAACAAGTTAGG GAGGATGGGCTATTGCATACGACTTGCGGGACGCCGAATTATGTGGCTCCAGAG GTAATTGTTGACAAGGGATATGATGGGGCAAAGGCTGATATATGGTCGTGCGGGGTTGTTCTTTTCGTTCTAATGGCAGGCTATTTGCCTTTCGACGAGCCTAATATCATGAACCTATATAAGAAG ATATACAGGGCAGACTTCACATGTCCTGATTGGTTTTCATCGGCTGCTCGGAGATTGATAATTAGGATACTAGAGCCAAATCCAAAAAAT AGAATCACCATACCCCATATTATGGAGAGCCCATGGTTCAAGAAAGGCTATAAGCCTGCCAAATTCAAAGAGCTGAAGAATGTCGATTCGAGCGATATTGATTTACTGTTTAGCACTTCAAAT GATTGCACACTATCAGaccaaaaggaagaaaaggacCGGAGGCCATCATTTTTGAACGCATTCGATATTATTTCACTATCTGAAGGGCTGAATCTTTCTGGACTCTTTGAAAAAGAACAg GGTGTAAGACGAGAGATGAGGTTCACTTTGAGATGTTCAGCATCTGAAATCTTGGCGAAGATGGAAGAAAGTGCGAAGCCACTAGGTTTTAGTGTCAAGAGGCGTGATTACAAG GTGAAGATGAGGCTAGAAGGACGTGACTTGGGTCGGAAAGGACATCTCACTATCTCTACAGAG GTTTTGGAAGTCTCGCCTTTGTTATCCGTGGTCGAAATGAAGAAAGCAGGAGGTGACGCACTTGAGTTTGATAGG TTCTACGAGAATTATTCAGCTGCCTTGAAAGATGTAGTTTGGACCGCAGATGCACGTGCTCTTAATTAA